The genomic region CGACCAAAGGCTTTTccgcattctttacatttgtaaggtttctctccagtatgaattctctgatggtaaGTAAGACCTGAGTGCTTGCTAAagtctttgccacaatccttacatttataaggcctcTCCCCAGTATGAACTCGCTGGTATTGAGTAAGAGTTGAGTTCTGACTAAAGGATttcccacattctgtacatttataaggtttctgtccagtatgaattctctgatggtaagtaagacctgagcactggttaaattctttgccacaatccttacgtttataaggtttctctccagtatgaattctctgacagTAAGTAagacctgagcactggttaaattctttgcctcgatccttacatttataaggcttctctccagtatgaattctctggtgtttagtaagagttgagtagtgactgaaggcatttccgcattctttacatttataagatttcCTTCCAGGATGGATTACTTGATGTTTAGTAAGATATGAGTGCTGTCTAAatgctttgccacaatccttacatttataaggcttctttccagtatgaattttctgatggtaaacgagacctgagcactggttaaattctttgccacaatccttacatttatcaggcttctctccagtatgaattctctggtgttGAGTAAGATTTGACTTCTGATTGAAGGCTTTGCCACACTTCATACATTTGTGTGAATTCTGCTGCATATGAATTACCTGATGTTGAGTAAGACATGAGCTACAAGGAAGCACTTTGCCACATACTTTACATTTGCTTGGTTTCTCCCTAGCATGAACTTGCTGATGCAGACTGAAATGTGAACACCTAAAAATGGCTTTGTCACTTGTCTTACCTTTGTAAGATTTCTGCTCtctatggattcgctgatgttgagtaagcTTTGAGTTCTGATTGAAGGCTTTGCAACACTTTGTACATTTATAATgcttctccccagtatgaattcgctgatgttgaaGATTTGAGCAAGACATAAATGTTTTTCCACATTCCTTACTTTCATAAGGTTTCTTGCCAGTGTGGATTTGCCGATCTTGACTAAACTTTGAATTCTGATTAGAGGCATTACCACACTCTGTACCTTTGAAAGGTTTCCATCCTGAATGAATTTTCCTGTGTCTACTTAGACTGGATGAGTTAGTAAAGGCTTTCTCACATTTCTTACACTTGTAACTTTTCTGTAGATCCTGAATATTCTGCTGTTGAGTAAGATTTGAAGACTGTTTAGAAATATCACTACATCCACAATTATAAGTCTTCTCTCCTGTATGTGTTCTCTTCTTTAGTGGAAGACCTGATGTTTGATAAAAGATATTCCTACATGTACTATTTCTAGAATCCTTGTCTGAAGATTGAGGTCCCTGATGTTTCATAGGGTTAGAGTCCTGTTCAGTTTTAGACCCAGTTTCATTGCATGAATAGTTTCTCACTCCATCGTAAATATTCTTGTAATTATTGGGGGTAGAGCTCTTACTTGAGGCCTGACTCGTGCTATTACATGTGAGAAGTTGTTCCATATTAACCGTATCATGATGTGTATTGAATAATGATGGTAGGACTgagtcttttccattattatcaacattacacattttggaagagagagaaactgtCTGTTGGTGGAAGAATAACGACCCCTTGCTCACAGATCCCTCAAATTGATTATACTGTGAGTCTTCCCATCATTTTTAAATACTGGTTTTCAGACGTGCTTGAATGTATGTCTAATCGAAGCCTGTGTTCAGAGTGGTTTGAATGAGTATTTGCAGTAGAGACTGGATAACTTTccagattttccacatttccctTCACAGAACGTGTATGTTTCAAAAATGATCACCCCATCGcgcgggagggagagagagaagaaggaagagggctttggctcctctttttatctgtttctctgcccctgggtctgtcttatgtaaatcatatgtaaacaaacaaacaaaaaattgtttcttttaccTGAgattctcactccagtcctcggatcttcctttgttctattttcccggattttcccttccaggtcttttagccaccgccattttggactcttttcccctattctaactacctgacAATGTGTTTAACTAGTAAGTCTTAGCATTACAGAGAACAGTGTCTcctagttttccttttatttctgagcattttcttaaaaaattctggATCACTGAGTTTATTCAATATATAAGGGCATTTTCTAACTCCTAAAGAGCTGAAATTGCATCCCCATGGAAACTCATCATGGCAATTCCCCTAGTTCCCTAAGATCCCAACACTGAACCACATCTCAATGGGAATCTCGGATACCAGTGTCTCTCTCTGTTTATCTCTCACAAAGGAAATATGTTCACTAGTTGAAAGTCGCTATTTCATGTTGAGAATTCATCATGCTACGTAGAGAGCTAGGATACAGACAAGGGAGACAAGATTCTGGGACACAAGGGAGAAGTGGTCTAAAGAGCCAGGCTTCActatgagaagaagaaaaggaaaaaataaagaagttgataaCAAACACCCAGGCAGAAAAGTTAGAAGCAGAGACCTCAAGGTTTGCAGGTTCTCAGTCcaggcatttcaggaagaaaagcagacacagccccagacaCAGGACAGGACACGTACCTGAgaagctgtcatttcctcctcttcttcctcctgctctgcgtcttctctggggatgttacgtcgcaaactcacatctccatcttgagaaaataccttcaaaggcatCCATGCAGCTGTTTAACCTGCAACTGctgtagggaaagagaagaaaaagtttcCTGTTTCCCTCACCCTTTTCTGAGCTCCTTTTCGACTTTCTGTGTTCCCAATCTGTACTGGGAAATCAAGACTAACCTGATAATGCTAATCACATCCTGGTGCTCTACACTATTTGCACATCGTCGGGGCtagttcttctccttccttttcgaGTTACAGAGAACAGTTCATGAGAGACAATGGACCCTGCTTCTGGGTTACCTGACCCACCCTTTGAGGGATGcggaaaaaaatgcaagaggaagaccTGCATTCAGAGCCCTGAGGCGAAACCTCACACCAGAGGCTTCAGGAAGGGAGGGTTTAGGGagggaacttctagaaacaaGAAGGTCAAcctgatcccctggggaaggactctttctaggatgggtgtggtggtccacagcctgcctgtacccttgggggctgggaggggagaggtgagtgtttggtgggaatcacctgggggtcTTGGGTTCCTGCCAGGCTTTACTTGCAGAATTCTTCCCAAAGATCTCCCCTGTCCTTAGCTTTTTTTCACCCGCCTCTGCAGCCTGGGGCAcaggttttcacaaaatgatttgctttgtgaccacctctctgcaggcgtggcacctccaacttcagagaccaggagcctggaggcatTTCCATCCCCgctttcttggaaaagaaacCAGGGGCAGCaaaatgcctggcatgctgcagtccacggcgactgagaaactgaactgatctgaactgagcaAGTTGTGCTAGGTTAAGAGTGTGTGTGGGCGGAGCCACATACCACTGAAAATGATGTCCTAAATGCTATCTGATGACCAACCAAGGAAATCAATATCGGTGTTGTCATAAGTTACATCACACAGGAATTAACACCTGAGAATGTTGTTGCTCTGCTTCCTGTGGGGGTTTTTCTTGGTTTTATGAATCAACTGCTACAGTTCATTGTCTGCTCCATTTAGAGAGCTCTatttttccacatctttaaagtataatgaccaaggaaaaattaaaaatagaagcatATTCACCTTTCTCATATTATacattctaaaaaatattcagtttgcGTTCACCAGCTTGAACTTTGTATAAGATTTAGTTtcacagcagaagtgagaatAAAGTATAGACATTGCCCATATACCTCTTGTTCCCACGTGTGGACAATCTCCCTACTGACCTTCCCCACCAGAGTGAGCATTTGTTACCACTGATGAATCTACACGGGCAGTAAATAGATCAACTCTCTAGTTTGCCCCTGTGTTCCTCTTTTAGGAATGTGAACTCCATACCTCTGGATAAGTGTTTAATGAGCCCATCATGACAGTTCACCACAAATTATTTCATAGTCCTGAAAGTTCTCTAGACTTAGGATATTCATAGTCCCTCCTTTGAAACCCATGGTAATCATGGACCTTTTGAATCTCTTCTATATTTCTTACtagattcccaggtggctgagtggtaaggAATCTCCCTGCCGGTGCAGGACATCCAGGTGATGCGGGTTCGattcttaggtcaggaagatcacctggaagaagagatggcaacccactccagtatcctttcctgggaaatctatggacagaggcgagcctggcaggctacagctcctGGAATCACAAATactcagacgcaactgagcacatatgaaCATTTGCCTACACCAAAAAGTCATATTGTAAAAATCCTACTGTTTGTAGCATTTTCAaatgggcttctttcacttagtca from Muntiacus reevesi chromosome 2, mMunRee1.1, whole genome shotgun sequence harbors:
- the LOC136161583 gene encoding LOW QUALITY PROTEIN: zinc finger protein 420-like (The sequence of the model RefSeq protein was modified relative to this genomic sequence to represent the inferred CDS: deleted 1 base in 1 codon; substituted 1 base at 1 genomic stop codon); this encodes MKHQGPQSSDKDSRNSTCRNIFYQTSGLPLKKRTHTGEKTYNCGCSDISKQSSNLTQQQNIQDLQKSYKCKKCEKAFTNSSSLSRHRKIHSGWKPFKGTECGNASNQNSKFSQDRQIHTGKKPYESKECGKTFMSCSNLQHQRIHTGEKHYKCTKCCKAFNQNSKLTQHQRIHREQKSYKGKTSDKAIFRCSHFSLHQQVHAREKPSKCKVCGKVLPCSSCLTQHQVIHMQQNSHKCMKCGKAFNQKSNLTQHQRIHTGEKPDKCKDCGKEFNQCSGLVYHQKIHTGKKPYKCKDCGKAFRQHSYLTKHQVIHPGRKSYKCKECGNAFSHYSTLTKHQRIHTGEKPYKCKDRGKEFNQCSGLTYCQRIHTGEKPYKRKDCGKEFNQCSGLTYHQRIHTGQKPYKCTECGKSFSQNSTLTQYQRVHTGERPYKCKDCGKDFSKHSGLTYHQRIHTGEKPYKCKECGKAFGRHTSLIQHQRIHTGEKPYKXKECGKAFIKNSHLTQHQRIHTGRKPYKCKESSKGFNQSSHLTKHQKTHTGEKL